A stretch of Dysidea avara chromosome 5, odDysAvar1.4, whole genome shotgun sequence DNA encodes these proteins:
- the LOC136255889 gene encoding uncharacterized protein yields MAITKMANTSDQQKEKIIDEAKTHLEAVSLERSTYREACKLSREKLKSTFTVSDEFQPPSPASHLPPKSHQITVHYSFDMAQQVHYPSDPFQPGPIYFLTPRKCGIFGICCEAIPRQVTYLIDEAFNIGKGANSIVSMLHHFFEAHGLGETSAHLHADNCAGQNKNRFMMYYLMWRVLIGLHNEIKISFLPVGHTKFAPDWCFGLMKQKFRRTKVGDLDDIANCVSRSSRVNVPQLIGSLDGTVFVPMYNWSGFFEQYTIKTALKGISHMHHFRFTADAPGSVFVKDTSNSTEREIMLLKDSSSEISPQQLPPLLTPPGLSTDRQTYLFEKIREFCPAEKRDSVCPRPAGI; encoded by the exons ATGGCAATTACAAAGATGGCTAATACATCAGACCAACAGAAGGAAAAG ATCATTGACGAAGCTAAGACACATTTAGAGGCAGTGTCACTCGAGAGGTCTACTTACCGGGAAGCCTGCAAGTTAAGTCGAGAGAAACTGAAGTCTACCTTTACTGTGTCAGATGAGTTCCAGCCCCCTTCACCAGCATCTCACTTGCCACCAAAGAGCCACCAAATCACTGTTCATTACAGCTTTGATATGGCCCAGCAG GTTCACTACCCTAGTGATCCTTTTCAGCCAGGGCCCATCTATTTTTTGACACCACGGAAGTGCGGTATTTTTGGCATTTGCTGTGAAGCAATACCAAGGCAG GTAACATACCTCATTGATGAAGCCTTTAATATTGGCAAGGGGGCTAACTCCATTGTATCAATGCTCCATCACTTCTTTGAGGCTCACGGGCTTGGTGAAACATCAGCACACCTCCACGCTGATAACTGTGCTGGACAAAATAAGAACAGGTTTATGATGTATTACCTGATGTGGAGGGTGCTGATCGGTCTACATAACGAGATAAAAATATCTTTCCTTCCAGTGGGGCATACGAAGTTTGCTCCCGACTGGTGTTTTGGCTTGATGAAGCAGAAATTCCGGCGTACAAAAGTGGGAGACTTGGATGATATTGCCAATTGTGTGAGCCGGTCATCTCGCGTCAATGTTCCACAATTGATTGGTTCATTGGATGGTACTGTATTTGTCCCCATGTATAATTGGAGTGGATTTTTTGAGCAGTATACCATTAAGACTGCTTTGAAGGGCATTAGTCATATGCACCACTTCCGCTTTACTGCTGATGCACCTGGATCAGTGTTTGTGAAAGACACCAGTAATTCTACTGAAAGGGAGATCATGCTCCTGAAAGATAGTTCCTCTGAGATTTCTCCTCAACAATTGCCCCCATTGCTAACACCTCCTGGCCTCTCCACAGATCGACAGACGTATCTTTTTGAAAAGATAAGAGAATTTTGCCCTGCAGAAAAGAGAGACAGTGTATGTCCAAGGCCTGCAGGCATTTAA